Proteins encoded by one window of Kineococcus rhizosphaerae:
- a CDS encoding aldo/keto reductase translates to MDYVKLGRTGLEVSKLVLGCMSYGDPHRGNHAWTLPEADSVPFLHRALDAGVNFFDTANVYSDGSSEEIVGKALLAKVPRDQVVIATKVNGRMRPGPNGAGLSRHAILTEIDNSLRRLGTDHVDLYQIHRFDTTVPLEETLQALHDVVVAGKVRYLGASSMWAWQFAKALHLQELHGWTRFSTMQNHYNLLYREEEREMLPLCADEGIGVIPWSPLARGKLTRDWDAETTRSETDEFGKTLYRDSDAEVVAAVARVAERRGVPRAQVALAWVARNPVVTAPIVGATKPQHLEDAIAAVDLELTDDEVAELEAPYEPHSVAGF, encoded by the coding sequence GTGGACTACGTGAAACTCGGCCGTACCGGCCTCGAGGTCTCGAAGCTCGTCCTGGGCTGCATGAGCTACGGGGACCCCCACCGGGGCAACCACGCCTGGACGCTGCCGGAGGCCGACAGCGTCCCCTTCCTGCACCGCGCCCTCGACGCCGGAGTGAACTTCTTCGACACGGCCAACGTCTACTCCGACGGGTCCAGCGAGGAGATCGTCGGCAAGGCGCTGCTGGCGAAGGTCCCCCGCGACCAGGTCGTCATCGCCACCAAGGTGAACGGCCGGATGCGCCCGGGCCCCAACGGCGCGGGGCTGTCGCGGCACGCGATCCTCACCGAGATCGACAACTCCCTGCGCCGCCTCGGCACCGACCACGTCGACCTCTACCAGATCCACCGGTTCGACACCACGGTGCCGCTGGAGGAGACGCTGCAGGCGCTGCACGACGTCGTCGTGGCCGGCAAGGTCCGCTACCTGGGGGCGAGTTCCATGTGGGCGTGGCAGTTCGCCAAGGCCCTGCACCTGCAGGAGCTCCACGGCTGGACGCGGTTCTCGACGATGCAGAACCACTACAACCTGCTCTACCGCGAGGAGGAGCGGGAGATGCTGCCGCTGTGCGCCGACGAGGGGATCGGCGTCATCCCGTGGAGCCCGCTGGCACGCGGGAAGCTGACGCGCGACTGGGACGCCGAGACCACCCGCTCGGAGACCGACGAGTTCGGCAAGACCCTGTACCGCGACTCCGACGCCGAGGTCGTGGCGGCGGTGGCCCGGGTCGCCGAGCGCCGCGGGGTGCCGCGGGCCCAGGTGGCGCTGGCGTGGGTGGCGCGCAACCCGGTGGTGACCGCGCCGATCGTGGGGGCGACGAAGCCGCAGCACCTCGAGGACGCGATCGCCGCGGTGGACCTGGAACTGACGGACGACGAGGTCGCCGAGCTCGAGGCGCCCTACGAGCCGCACTCGGTCGCGGGGTTCTGA
- a CDS encoding Gfo/Idh/MocA family protein, translating into MRTRFAIVGGGVIARQHGVVLHQLADEAELVAVVDVLVDRAQALADERGGRAFASLEEALREVEIDVVVVCTPTGLHGDLARQALAAGKHVLVEKPAETTVERIDELIAARDRAGTLVGVVSQHRFDPSSRIVLDAVRAGEFGRITSAVANVDWWRGQTYYDSGQWRGTWALDGGGALMNQGVHTVDLLVAALGEPVEVFGFTGTLAHERIEVEDVAVGVVRFASGALATVHGSTAVYPGLSTRLQVHGDRGAAVIEDDRLVFFHGTPVGQEPAEAFMGGRGRDNQVQRFAGPDGSLPAPTVSVEGAMPDAHLDQYRDFLAAVRGEGPVLVGLEENRQAVAVITGLYESQRTGRPVSLTPVPVA; encoded by the coding sequence ATGAGAACCCGTTTCGCGATCGTCGGCGGCGGCGTCATCGCCCGCCAGCACGGCGTCGTCCTGCACCAGCTCGCCGACGAGGCCGAGCTCGTCGCCGTCGTGGACGTCCTCGTCGACCGCGCGCAGGCGCTGGCCGACGAACGCGGCGGCCGCGCGTTCGCCTCGCTGGAGGAGGCGCTGCGCGAGGTCGAGATCGACGTCGTCGTCGTCTGCACCCCCACCGGCCTGCACGGCGACCTCGCCCGGCAGGCCCTCGCCGCGGGCAAGCACGTCCTCGTCGAGAAACCCGCCGAGACGACCGTGGAACGCATCGACGAGCTCATCGCCGCCCGCGACCGCGCGGGGACCCTCGTCGGGGTCGTCTCCCAGCACCGGTTCGACCCGTCGTCGCGGATCGTGCTCGACGCGGTGCGCGCCGGGGAGTTCGGCCGGATCACCTCCGCCGTGGCGAACGTCGACTGGTGGCGGGGCCAGACCTACTACGACTCCGGCCAGTGGCGCGGGACGTGGGCCCTCGACGGCGGGGGCGCGCTGATGAACCAGGGCGTCCACACCGTCGACCTGCTGGTCGCGGCCCTGGGCGAACCCGTCGAGGTGTTCGGGTTCACCGGGACCCTCGCGCACGAGCGCATCGAGGTCGAGGACGTCGCGGTCGGCGTCGTCCGGTTCGCCTCCGGTGCGCTGGCCACCGTCCACGGGTCGACCGCGGTCTACCCGGGGCTCAGCACGCGCCTGCAGGTCCACGGCGACCGCGGCGCCGCCGTCATCGAGGATGACCGCCTCGTGTTCTTCCACGGCACACCCGTCGGGCAGGAACCCGCCGAGGCGTTCATGGGGGGACGGGGCCGGGACAACCAGGTGCAGCGGTTCGCCGGACCCGACGGTTCGCTGCCGGCCCCGACCGTCTCGGTCGAGGGGGCCATGCCCGACGCGCACCTGGACCAGTACCGCGACTTCCTCGCCGCCGTGCGCGGGGAGGGACCCGTGCTCGTCGGGCTGGAGGAGAACCGGCAGGCCGTCGCCGTCATCACCGGGTTGTACGAGTCCCAGCGCACCGGGCGCCCGGTGTCCCTGACCCCCGTCCCCGTCGCCTGA
- a CDS encoding DUF6458 family protein: MRLGTSIFLLAVGAILTFAVTFSVSGIDIRTVGVILMLVGVLGLILEFALFRPRTRRTTSVTTADPVSGTTRHETTRRDI, encoded by the coding sequence ATGCGACTCGGCACCAGCATCTTCCTGCTCGCCGTCGGGGCGATCCTGACCTTCGCGGTGACCTTCTCCGTCTCCGGGATCGACATCCGGACCGTCGGCGTCATCCTCATGCTCGTCGGCGTGCTCGGGCTCATCCTCGAGTTCGCCCTCTTCCGGCCCCGCACCCGCCGGACCACGAGCGTCACGACGGCCGACCCCGTCTCGGGCACCACCCGCCACGAGACCACCCGCCGCGACATCTGA
- a CDS encoding EAL domain-containing protein — protein sequence MRTDAQDADGAAPPRPAPAPSSAPAGLVAPTAVAVDDFATAAAATLRHLHERVGLETWAVARRDGEDYVVLSALDAADVGLRAGDVLLWQDTFCGAVDAGQAPRFSVAVEQESGWARALRATGFPWRSYLSVPLTSPDGTVLGTLCAGGREAVDPALEQHLPEVELAADLLATVLSYELRLEHEARRAEQAEAVAERDALTGVGNRRAWDGALTAEEARAQRLGSTASVLVVDLDGLKTLNDTQGHDAGDALLVQTAQVVRAHLRPGDVLARLGGDEFAALLPTADRATADALLARLREGLGAAGVHASLGAATRRAATGLAAAWREADAAMYADKSARAGQVATAAAQRFPAAGAGPFPVDLLETTPQPVGGAALNARIDRLLDVARRQLGMDAAVLGQFSGDTWTLRNTAGAPGTLDLRGFDTHRSATYCQRVLDGSLEPVVADADAHPLTSTLPITTAVGIGAYVGVPVRLDDGSLYGTLCALSTTAQPGLRERDAGVLEIIAEALGELLTHEQHRVRERRSVLARLDALHRDGGPRPVYQPVVELAGLRPVGHEALSRFPAGAPDTWFADAARVGAGQELELAAVRAALRQRPAGDGFLSLNVSPALAALPALARALDGWSREDLVLEITEHEAVDDYPGLLRHLAPLREDGLRVAVDDAGAGFASLRHVLALQPDFIKLDVSLIRGIHLDATRRALAASLTTFAHQTGARVVAEGIEDVHELQCLRDLGVSHGQGHHLGRPVPSTPDPWRPTD from the coding sequence ATGAGAACGGACGCGCAGGACGCGGACGGCGCGGCACCACCACGTCCCGCGCCCGCGCCGTCGTCCGCTCCCGCCGGGCTCGTCGCGCCGACCGCGGTGGCCGTGGACGACTTCGCCACGGCGGCCGCGGCCACCCTCCGGCACCTGCACGAGCGGGTCGGCCTGGAGACCTGGGCCGTGGCGCGCCGCGACGGGGAGGACTACGTCGTCCTGTCCGCCCTCGACGCCGCCGACGTCGGTCTGCGCGCCGGCGACGTCCTGCTCTGGCAGGACACGTTCTGCGGCGCGGTGGACGCGGGGCAGGCACCGCGCTTCTCCGTCGCGGTGGAGCAGGAGTCCGGGTGGGCCCGCGCCCTGCGGGCCACCGGCTTCCCCTGGCGCTCCTACCTGTCGGTGCCGCTGACCAGTCCCGACGGCACCGTGCTGGGCACGTTGTGCGCGGGTGGGCGCGAAGCGGTGGACCCGGCCCTGGAGCAGCACCTGCCCGAGGTCGAGCTGGCCGCGGACCTGCTCGCCACCGTGCTGTCCTACGAGCTGCGCCTGGAGCACGAGGCCCGCCGCGCGGAGCAGGCCGAGGCCGTCGCCGAGCGCGACGCCCTCACCGGCGTGGGCAACCGCCGCGCCTGGGACGGCGCCCTGACCGCCGAGGAGGCCCGCGCCCAGCGGCTGGGGTCCACCGCCTCGGTGCTCGTGGTGGACCTGGACGGTCTCAAGACGCTCAACGACACGCAGGGGCACGACGCCGGTGACGCCCTCCTCGTGCAGACCGCCCAGGTCGTGCGCGCCCACCTGCGCCCCGGTGACGTGCTCGCCCGCCTCGGTGGGGACGAGTTCGCGGCCCTGCTGCCCACGGCGGACCGCGCGACGGCCGACGCGCTGCTCGCCCGGCTGCGGGAGGGACTGGGGGCGGCGGGGGTGCACGCCTCGCTGGGAGCGGCGACCCGGCGCGCGGCGACGGGCCTGGCCGCGGCGTGGCGGGAGGCCGACGCCGCCATGTACGCCGACAAGAGCGCGCGGGCCGGGCAGGTGGCCACCGCCGCCGCGCAACGGTTCCCGGCGGCCGGTGCGGGCCCCTTCCCGGTGGACCTGCTGGAGACCACCCCGCAGCCGGTGGGCGGTGCCGCGCTCAACGCGCGCATCGACCGGCTGCTCGACGTGGCGCGTCGTCAGCTGGGCATGGACGCCGCCGTCCTGGGGCAGTTCTCCGGTGACACCTGGACGTTGCGGAACACCGCCGGCGCTCCCGGCACCCTCGACCTGCGCGGGTTCGACACCCACCGCAGCGCGACCTACTGCCAGCGGGTGCTGGACGGTTCCCTCGAACCCGTCGTCGCGGACGCCGACGCGCACCCGCTCACCTCGACCCTGCCCATCACCACCGCCGTGGGCATCGGCGCCTACGTGGGCGTCCCGGTGCGCCTGGACGACGGCAGCCTCTACGGGACGCTGTGCGCGCTGTCGACCACCGCGCAGCCGGGTCTGCGCGAACGTGACGCCGGGGTGCTGGAGATCATCGCCGAAGCGCTGGGGGAGCTGCTCACCCACGAGCAGCACCGGGTCCGTGAACGCCGCTCGGTGCTGGCCCGGCTGGACGCGCTGCACCGCGACGGGGGGCCGCGCCCGGTCTACCAGCCCGTCGTCGAGCTGGCCGGTCTGCGTCCGGTGGGCCACGAGGCGCTGAGCCGCTTCCCCGCCGGTGCCCCCGACACCTGGTTCGCCGACGCCGCGCGGGTGGGGGCGGGACAGGAGCTGGAACTCGCCGCGGTGCGCGCAGCGCTGCGGCAGCGTCCCGCCGGGGACGGTTTCCTGTCGCTGAACGTCAGTCCCGCCCTGGCCGCCTTGCCCGCCCTGGCCCGCGCGCTGGACGGGTGGTCGCGCGAGGACCTCGTGCTGGAGATCACCGAGCACGAGGCGGTCGACGACTACCCCGGGCTGCTGCGGCACCTGGCGCCGTTGCGCGAGGACGGCCTGCGCGTCGCCGTCGACGACGCCGGGGCCGGGTTCGCCAGCCTGCGCCACGTGCTGGCCCTGCAACCGGACTTCATCAAGCTGGACGTGAGCCTGATCCGCGGCATCCACCTCGACGCCACCCGGCGGGCGCTGGCGGCGTCCTTGACGACCTTCGCCCACCAGACGGGCGCCCGGGTCGTCGCCGAAGGCATCGAGGACGTCCACGAGCTGCAGTGCCTGCGCGACCTGGGGGTCTCCCACGGTCAGGGTCACCACCTGGGACGCCCCGTCCCGTCCACCCCCGACCCGTGGCGGCCGACGGACTGA
- a CDS encoding NAD(P)-dependent oxidoreductase, with product MAAATFDRVVDLEFLDRLGEVADVRPGVLEEFSSPAARAALAGTQVLVTGWGCPPLTASVVADAPRLRAVVHTAGTVRDHVTPAVWEAGIGVSSAAAANAVPVAEFTLAVVLLAGKRVLEAAHEFALTRGRPLVRDAGGNLGATVGILSASRVGRRVVDLLRPHDLHVLLHDPYVPDAEVRALGAEPVGLTELFDRSDVLSVHTPLLPETRGLVGAELLARLRDGATVVNTARGAVVDPWALTAELVSGRLHGVLDVTDPEPLPADHPLWDRPNVLLTPHVAGSLGNELRRLTASAADEVGRFAAGQPFAHEVTVTTLEHSA from the coding sequence ATGGCCGCCGCCACCTTCGACCGCGTCGTCGACCTCGAGTTCCTCGACCGCCTCGGCGAGGTCGCCGACGTCCGCCCCGGGGTGCTGGAGGAGTTCTCCTCCCCGGCCGCCCGCGCGGCGCTCGCCGGCACGCAAGTGCTCGTGACGGGCTGGGGCTGCCCGCCGCTGACGGCCTCCGTCGTGGCGGACGCCCCGCGGCTGCGCGCCGTCGTCCACACCGCCGGGACGGTGCGCGACCACGTGACCCCCGCCGTCTGGGAGGCCGGCATCGGGGTCTCCTCGGCGGCGGCGGCGAACGCGGTGCCCGTCGCCGAGTTCACGCTCGCGGTCGTCCTGCTCGCCGGCAAGCGGGTCCTGGAGGCGGCGCACGAGTTCGCGCTGACCCGGGGCCGGCCGCTCGTGCGCGACGCCGGCGGCAACCTCGGCGCGACGGTCGGGATCCTGTCGGCCTCGCGGGTGGGCCGGCGGGTCGTCGACCTGCTGCGCCCCCACGACCTGCACGTCCTGCTGCACGACCCCTACGTGCCTGACGCCGAGGTCCGCGCCCTGGGCGCCGAACCCGTCGGGCTCACCGAGCTGTTCGACCGCTCCGACGTCCTGTCCGTCCACACCCCGCTGCTGCCCGAGACCCGGGGCCTGGTCGGCGCCGAGCTCCTGGCCCGGCTGCGCGACGGCGCGACGGTCGTGAACACCGCCCGCGGGGCCGTGGTGGACCCCTGGGCCCTCACCGCCGAGCTCGTCTCCGGTCGCCTGCACGGCGTCCTGGACGTCACCGACCCCGAACCCCTGCCCGCGGACCACCCGCTGTGGGACCGCCCGAACGTCCTGCTCACCCCGCACGTCGCGGGCTCGCTCGGCAACGAGCTGCGCCGGCTGACGGCGTCGGCGGCCGACGAGGTCGGGCGCTTCGCCGCCGGGCAGCCCTTCGCCCACGAAGTCACCGTCACGACCCTGGAGCACTCCGCATGA